The following coding sequences lie in one Acropora palmata chromosome 3, jaAcrPala1.3, whole genome shotgun sequence genomic window:
- the LOC141877259 gene encoding uncharacterized protein LOC141877259 — protein sequence MANTTTEDVLGQKPEFAWYDAIFVTEFVVICVTNAYTIIVFARNPNLCKRTTYLIINLTVADLLAGAVSGPLELFYMNRKADFEIGQFSWKQLGCVTFLSIFTIASLCSLSLISLERLHATVYPFSHCSLEKVVYFKAIIYIWLLAFVMSCVDAVLFVFMPVQFFYAWASHIVVALVIVTISYITIVAKVHRHPPPRPTGRGGDSDTKLSLTLSIMTVASVITTLPWALYATINPLHVWNRASLNNEIAMSLLVHGLYYACSIVNPIIYAIRMTDFRKAMFKGLCYKKSLADSNRNQTNRFDVV from the coding sequence ATGGCTAATACAACAACGGAAGATGTACTGGGACAAAAGCCGGAATTTGCATGGTACGATGCAATTTTCGTAACCGAATTTGTGGTTATTTGTGTTACGAACGCATACACTATCATCGTCTTTGCAAGAAATCCAAACTTGTGTAAGCGCACTACTTACCTGATTATAAATCTGACTGTAGCGGATTTGCTGGCAGGGGCGGTTTCAGGACCACTGGAGCTATTTTACATGAATCGAAAAGCGGACTTCGAGATTGGTCAGTTTAGCTGGAAACAATTGGGCTGTGTAACATTTCTCAGTATATTTACAATAGCTTCTTTGTGTAGCCTTTCTTTGATCTCCTTGGAACGCCTCCACGCGACAGTTTATCCCTTTAGTCATTGTTCACTTGAGAAAGTGGTTTATTTTAAAGCCATTATTTACATTTGGCTTTTAGCTTTCGTAATGTCGTGCGTGGACGCTGTTCTCTTTGTCTTCATGCCGGTTCAATTTTTCTACGCATGGGCGTCACATATCGTCGTTGCTCTTGTGATAGTAACAATATCTTACATAACAATTGTAGCAAAAGTCCACAGACATCCTCCACCGCGACCCACAGGAAGAGGCGGTGATTCCGATACTAAGTTATCTTTGACACTGTCTATAATGACGGTTGCATCTGTGATAACAACTCTTCCCTGGGCATTGTACGCAACCATAAACCCATTGCACGTATGGAACCGAGCGTCCCTTAATAACGAAATTGCAATGAGCCTCCTCGTCCATGGACTCTACTACGCGTGTTCTATTGTAAATCCGATAATTTATGCTATACGAATGACAGACTTCAGGAAAGCCATGTTTAAAGGACTGTGTTACAAAAAGTCGCTCGCCGACTCCAATCGTAATCAAACTAATAGATTTGACGTTGTATAA